A single region of the Pseudomonas mandelii genome encodes:
- a CDS encoding DUF3820 family protein codes for MNPEKLELLITREMPFGKYKGRIIADLPGQYLNWFAREGFPHGELGGLLALMQEIDHNGLSDLLEPLRAKHGKPAPRH; via the coding sequence ATGAACCCTGAAAAGCTCGAACTGTTGATCACCCGTGAAATGCCCTTCGGCAAATACAAGGGTCGCATCATTGCCGACCTGCCCGGCCAATACCTGAACTGGTTCGCCCGTGAAGGATTCCCGCACGGTGAGCTGGGCGGATTGCTGGCCCTGATGCAGGAGATCGACCACAACGGTCTGTCGGACCTGCTCGAACCGCTGCGCGCCAAACACGGCAAACCTGCCCCGCGCCACTGA
- a CDS encoding ferritin-like domain-containing protein gives MTDMNKEAISVLNDLIETSKDGQEGFKTCAEDIKHPELKTLFVQRSADCATAAAELQSAVRSMGGDPETSTSVSGDLHRRWVDVKAMFTGKDEEAVLNEAERGEDHALKAYKEALEKINKHNLVGIRDLVERQYHGVQRNHDQVKALRNQARARS, from the coding sequence ATGACCGACATGAATAAAGAAGCGATCTCTGTACTCAACGACCTGATTGAAACCAGCAAAGACGGTCAGGAAGGGTTCAAGACTTGCGCTGAAGACATCAAACACCCTGAACTCAAAACCCTGTTCGTGCAACGCTCCGCCGACTGCGCCACCGCCGCTGCCGAACTTCAGAGTGCCGTGCGTTCGATGGGCGGCGATCCGGAAACGTCCACCAGCGTCAGCGGTGATCTGCACCGTCGTTGGGTCGACGTCAAAGCGATGTTCACCGGCAAGGATGAAGAAGCCGTGCTGAACGAAGCCGAACGCGGTGAAGACCATGCACTGAAGGCATACAAAGAAGCCCTCGAAAAAATCAACAAGCACAATCTGGTGGGCATTCGTGACCTGGTTGAACGTCAGTACCACGGCGTGCAACGCAATCACGATCAGGTAAAAGCCCTGCGCAACCAGGCTCGCGCACGCT